One window of Papaver somniferum cultivar HN1 chromosome 9, ASM357369v1, whole genome shotgun sequence genomic DNA carries:
- the LOC113309649 gene encoding receptor-like cytoplasmic kinase 176: MGNCWTARIKAESPYHTGGNLQYVSNDGNALSGSSSGKVSSNSVPPTPRSEGEILQSTNLKSFSLSELKTATRNFRPDSVLGEGGFGSVFKGWIDENGATATKPGTGTVIAVKRLNQEGFQGHREWLAEVNYLGQLHHPNLVKLIGYCLEDEHRLLVYEFMPRGSLENHLFRRGSYFQPLSWNLRMRVSLGAAKGLAFLHSAETKVIYRDFKTSNILLDSNYNAKLSDFGLAKDGPEGDKSHVSTRVMGTYGYAAPEYLATGHLTARSDVYSFGVVLLEMLSGRRAVDKNRPSGEHNLVEWAKPCLNSKRKIFRVLDTRLEGQYSLGGAQKAANLALQCLSSEPKFRPNMDEVVKALEQLQETKDAKSNNEKEILGDKKLSSSTGGPKHRRRSAGEACDGNGASASASVSYPRPSASQLYT; encoded by the exons ATGGGAAATTGTTGGACTGCCAGAATCAAAGCTGAGAGTCCTTATCACACAG GTGGGAATTTGCAATATGTTAGCAATGACGGAAATGCTCTAAGTGGCAGTTCAAGTGGGAAGGTGTCGTCAAATTCGGTTCCTCCGACACCTCGAAGTGAAGGGGAAATATTGCAGTCCACCAACTTAAAAAGCTTTAGTCTTAGTGAACTTAAAACTGCAACCAGGAATTTTCGCCCTGATAGTGTATTAGGAGAAGGTGGTTTTGGTTCAGTTTTTAAGGGCTGGATTGATGAAAATGGCGCTACAGCTACAAAGCCTGGAACAGGCACAGTTATTGCTGTAAAGAGGCTTAACCAAGAAGGATTCCAAGGTCACAGGGAATGGTTG GCAGAAGTTAATTATTTGGGGCAACTACATCACCCGAACCTGGTGAAGTTGATTGGCTACTGCTTAGAGGATGAACACCGGTTACTAGTTTATGAGTTCATGCCTCGTGGAAGCTTGGAAAATCATCTCTTTAGAA GGGGTTCATACTTTCAACCACTTTCTTGGAACCTTCGCATGAGGGTTTCTTTGGGGGCAGCTAAGGGGCTTGCTTTCCTACATAGTGCTGAAACAAAAGTTATTTACAGAGACTTCAAGACTTCTAACATACTTTTAGATTCA AATTACAATGCAAAGCTTTCAGATTTTGGATTGGCCAAGGATGGTCCAGAAGGTGATAAAAGTCACGTGTCCACTAGGGTTATGGGCACATATGGATATGCCGCTCCTGAGTATCTGGCCACAG GCCATTTAACCGCAAGGAGTGACGTCTACAGTTTCGGAGTTGTGCTGCTAGAAATGTTATCAGGTCGAAGAGCAGTGGATAAGAACCGACCATCTGGAGAACACAACTTAGTCGAGTGGGCCAAGCCGTGTCTGAATAGTAAGCGTAAAATATTTCGAGTTTTAGACACGCGTCTCGAAGGTCAATATTCATTAGGTGGAGCACAAAAGGCAGCTAATTTAGCTCTGCAATGCTTATCCTCCGAACCCAAATTTAGACCGAACATGGATGAAGTTGTGAAGGCGTTGGAACAACTTCAGGAAACAAAAGACGCAAAATCAaataatgaaaaagaaatctTGGGTGATAAAAAACTTTCCAGCAGTACTGGCGGTCCGAAGCACCGAAGAAGAAGTGCAGGTGAAGCTTGTGATGGAAATGGAGCTTCAGCTTCAGCTTCAGTTTCTTATCCTAGACCATCTGCATCCCAACTTTATACGTAA